The window CTCCGAAGAGGCCGTCCTTCTCGGGCTTGAGCGTGCGGTAGTTGATGGTCTCGGGCTTCTTGACCTCGCCGAACGACCAGCGGCGGATGTCGTCGGCCGTGGCGAGGCCGATGCGAAGCTCGTCAAACGTTGTTGCGTCGAGCACTAGTTCTCCTGTTGTCAAAAGTGGGTTGCGGTCGGCGTCGACGGATCAGATCTCGTCGATCGACGACGACTCGAAGCGGCTCGAGATGTTGATGCCGAGCTCCTCAGCGGCGCGATAGGCCTCGTCGGTGCTGTCGCGGAGGCTGACCACGGTGCCGTCCGCCGAGAGGACCTCGACGTTCAGGCACAGCGACTGCATCTCCTTCATGAGCACCTTGAACGACTCGGGGATGCCGGGCTCCTGCAGGTTCTCGCCCTTGACGATCGACTCGTACGCCTTGACGCGGCCGGGGATGTCGTCGGACTTGATCGTGAGGAGCTCCTGCAGCGCGTATGCGGCGCCGTAGGCCTCGAGTGCCCACACCTCCATCTCACCGAACCGCTGGCCGCCGAACTGCGCCTTACCACCCAGCGGCTGCTGCGTGATCATCGAGTAGGGGCCGGTGGAACGGGCGTGGATCTTGTCGTCCACGAGGTGGTGCAGCTTCAGGATGTACATGTACCCGACGGAGATCGGAGCGGGGAAGGGCTCCCCCGACCGGCCGTCGAACAGCTGGGTCTTGCCCGTGGAGTCGATCAGGCGCACACCGTCGCGGGTGAGGGTCGTGGAGTCGAGCAGACCCGCGATCTCTTCCTCGGCGGCACCGTCGAACACCGGGGTGGCGACCTTCGTGCCGGGGGCGGCCTCGCGAGCCTCCTCGGGCAGGCGCACCGCCCACTCGGGGGTGCCCTCGACCTTCCAGCCCTGCTTGGCGATCCACCCGAGGTGGGTCTCGAGCACCTGGCCGAAGTTCATGCGACCGGGGATGCCGAGCGGGTTCAGGACGACGTCGACCGGCGTCCCGTCGGCGAGGAACGGCATGTCCTCGACCGGCAGGATCTTGGCGATGACGCCCTTGTTGCCGTGGCGGCCGGCGAGCTTGTCGCCCTCGGTGATCTTGCGCTTCTGGGCGATGTAGACCACGACGCGGCGGTTCACGCCCGAGCCGAGCTCGTCGTCGCCGTCCTCGGCGTTGAACTCCTTGACGGCGATGATCGTGCCCTGCTCGCCGTGGGGGACCTTCAGCGACGTGTCGCGCACCTCACGGCTCTTCTCGTTGAAGATCGCGCGCAGCAGGCGCTCCTCGGCGCTCAGCTCGGTCTCGCCCTTGGGCGTGACCTTGCCGACGAGGATGTCGCCGGGGCGGACCTCGGCGCCGATGCGGATGATGCCGCGCTCGTCGAGGTCCTTCAGCAGGTCGGGGCTGACGTTGGGGAGATCACGGGTGATCTCCTCCTTGCCGAGCTTGGTGTCGCGGGCGTCGACCTCGTACTCCTCGATGTGGATCGACGAGAGGGTGTCGTCCTTCACCAGGTCCTGGCTGAGGATGATGGCGTCCTCGAAGTTGTGACCCTCCCAGGTCATGAACGCCACGAGCAGGTTCTTGCCGAGCGCGAGCTCGCCGTTCTCGGTCGCCGGGCCGTCGGCGATGACCTCGCCGGCCTCGATGCGGTCGCCCGCCGAGACGATCACGCGCTGGTTGTAGCTCGTGCCCTGGTTGGACCGGTCGAACTTGCGCAGGAAGTAGTCCTGCGTGCCGCCCTCGTCGAGCTGGATGGTGACGACGTCGGCCGACACCTCCATGACCACACCGCTCTTCTCGGCGGTGACGACGTCACCGGCGTCGACGGCGGCGTAGCCCTCCATACCGGTTCCCACCACGGGCGATTCGCTGCGCAGCAGCGGCACAGCCTGACGCTGCATGTTCGCGCCCATGAGCGCGCGGTTGGCGTCGTCGTGCTCCAGGAAGGGGATGAGGGATGTCGCGACCGACACCATCTGGCGCGGCGAGACGTCCATGTAGCCGATCTCGTCGGCGGGGATGAGGTCGACCTCGCCGCCGATCTTCCGCGCGAGGACCCGGTCCTCCTGGAAGTGGCCGTCCGCCTTCAGGGGGGCGTTGGCCTGGGCGATGATGTAGTCGCTCTCCTCGCTGGCCGTGAGGTAGTCGATCTGGTCGGTGACCTTGCCGTCGACGACCTTGCGGTACGGGGTCTCGATGAAACCGAACGAGTTGATGCGGGCGAACGAGGCCAGCGATCCGATCAGACCGATGTTCGGGCCTTCCGGAGTCTCGATCGGGCACATGCGGCCGTAGTGCGAGGGGTGGACGTCACGGACCTCGACGCCGGCGCGCTCGCGCGACAGACCGCCGGGGCCGAGCGCCGAGAGGCGTCGCTTGTGGGTCAGACCCGCGAGCGGGTTGTTCTGGTCCATGAACTGCGACAGCTGCGAGGTGCC of the Microbacterium invictum genome contains:
- a CDS encoding DNA-directed RNA polymerase subunit beta, whose product is MAAAPNASNPTTTPKNGRGASRLSFAKISDTLTVPDLLALQTESFDWLVGNEQWRARVAEAKAAGRTDVPEVSGLEEIFEEISPIEDLSETMQLSFTNPYLEPEKYSIEECKERGKTYAAPLYVEAEFMNHQTGEIKTQTVFMGDFPLQTDKGTFIINGTERVVVSQLVRSPGVYFDKTPDKTSDKDIVSARIIPSRGAWLEFEIDKRDQVGVRIDRKRKQSVTVFLKALGLSSEDILNEFAGFDSIEETLSKDTILSKEDALRDIYRKLRPGEQVAAEAARALLDNFYFNPKRYDLAKVGRYKINQKLGLDAPLSDSVLTVDDIVATIKYLVRVHRGDETFEGVRGGKNVEIRLDVDDIDNFGNRRIRAVGELIQNQVRTGLSRMERVVRERMTTQDIEAITPQTLINVRPVVAAIKEFFGTSQLSQFMDQNNPLAGLTHKRRLSALGPGGLSRERAGVEVRDVHPSHYGRMCPIETPEGPNIGLIGSLASFARINSFGFIETPYRKVVDGKVTDQIDYLTASEESDYIIAQANAPLKADGHFQEDRVLARKIGGEVDLIPADEIGYMDVSPRQMVSVATSLIPFLEHDDANRALMGANMQRQAVPLLRSESPVVGTGMEGYAAVDAGDVVTAEKSGVVMEVSADVVTIQLDEGGTQDYFLRKFDRSNQGTSYNQRVIVSAGDRIEAGEVIADGPATENGELALGKNLLVAFMTWEGHNFEDAIILSQDLVKDDTLSSIHIEEYEVDARDTKLGKEEITRDLPNVSPDLLKDLDERGIIRIGAEVRPGDILVGKVTPKGETELSAEERLLRAIFNEKSREVRDTSLKVPHGEQGTIIAVKEFNAEDGDDELGSGVNRRVVVYIAQKRKITEGDKLAGRHGNKGVIAKILPVEDMPFLADGTPVDVVLNPLGIPGRMNFGQVLETHLGWIAKQGWKVEGTPEWAVRLPEEAREAAPGTKVATPVFDGAAEEEIAGLLDSTTLTRDGVRLIDSTGKTQLFDGRSGEPFPAPISVGYMYILKLHHLVDDKIHARSTGPYSMITQQPLGGKAQFGGQRFGEMEVWALEAYGAAYALQELLTIKSDDIPGRVKAYESIVKGENLQEPGIPESFKVLMKEMQSLCLNVEVLSADGTVVSLRDSTDEAYRAAEELGINISSRFESSSIDEI